A single window of Ischnura elegans chromosome 8, ioIscEleg1.1, whole genome shotgun sequence DNA harbors:
- the LOC124164461 gene encoding sodium/potassium/calcium exchanger 3-like: MGPGHPHPKSGPVATASDKANCPQPTKLDFPDLDDNVADKANCTQPAILDFPGDAFDATQRRRGAVLLHAAGALYLFAAMAAVCDDYFVPAIGKIARHLHMSEDVAGATFMAAATSSPELFINSVGTFVTEGDLGIGTIVGSAVFNILAVPACCGLFAGKCLQLDWWPLTRDSIAYSISIVLLIISLGDEKVSWQEAFILVISYFMYILVMCYNDSVKDCVERCIHRLSATNPEEVVSLVDKSSLCPGEAEEGGLSEEGRSEERSPPRCNATMVVWRILGWPIHTLLWLTVPDCRRHQRLYPLTFTISILYIGCFSYLVAWMITVIGDTLRIPDSVMGLTFLAAGTSLPEAISSIIVTNKGYGSMGISSSLGSNSFDILICLGIPWLIKSTAMPTQKNEHFVQINSKGMLYSSISLLLAMIVLYILFVFNHFKLDRKIGLVCLLTYAIFVVAATLNELNFYQEVNLPTCGW, encoded by the exons ATGGGCCCGGGCCATccacatcctaaatccggccctgtgGCCACTGCCTCAGACAAGGCCAACTGCCCGCAGCCCACCAAATTGGACTTCCCAGATTTGG ATGACAATGTCGCAGACAAGGCCAACTGCACGCAGCCCGCCATATTGGACTTCCCGGGCGACGCGTTCGACGCGACACAGCGGAGGCGCGGCGCGGTGCTGCTCCACGCCGCTGGGGCACTCTACCTCTTCGCCGCCATGGCCGCCGTCTGTGACGACTACTTTGTTCCCGCCATCGGAAAAATCGCGCGCC ATCTTCATATGTCCGAGGATGTTGCTGGAGCAACATTTATGGCTGCCGCAACATCTTCACCAGAGCTCTTTATTAACTCTGTTGGAACTTTCGTGACCGAGGGAGACCTTGGAATTGGCACTATTGTTGGGTCAGCAGTGTTCAACATTTTGGCAGTTCCAGCTTGCTGTGGCCTGTTTGCAGGAAAA TGCTTGCAACTGGACTGGTGGCCTTTGACTCGGGATAGCATCGCATATAGCATTTCAATAGTGCTGCTCATCATATCACTGGGAGACGAAAAAGTTTCCTGGCAAGAAGCATTCATCCTAGTCATAAGTTACTTCATGTACATTTTAG tcaTGTGCTACAATGATTCAGTGAAAGACTGTGTGGAGAGATGTATTCACAGATTATCGGCCACGAATCCTGAAGAAGTTGTCTCACTGGTGGATAAAAGCAGTTTATGTCCAG GAGAAGCTGAGGAGGGTGGCCTCTCAGAGGAGGGGAGGAGTGAGGAGAGATCTCCTCCTCGATGCAACGCCACCATGGTGGTGTGGCGGATACTCGGCTGGCCTATCCACACTCTGCTATGGCTCACTGTCCCTGACTGCCGGCGCCACCAACGCCTCTACCCATTGACCTTCACAATCAGCATCCTCTACATTGGCTGCTTCTCGTACCTGGTCGCCTGGATGATAACAGTCATAG GAGACACTTTGCGAATACCTGATTCTGTGATGGGACTAACATTTTTGGCAGCTGGCACAAGCCTCCCAGAGGCAATTTCAAGTATAATAGTCACCAACAAAG GTTATGGCTCTATGGGCATAAGCAGCTCTCTTGGCTCCAACTCCTTTGACATCTTGATCTGCCTTGGAATACCATGGCTAATAAAAAGCACAGCAATGCCCACTCAGAAGAATGAACATTTTGTGCAGATCAACTCCAAGGGCATGCTGTACAGCTCAATTTCATTGCTCTTAGCCATGATAGTgctgtatattttatttgtattcaaCCACTTTAAGCTGGATCGAAAAATAGGTTTGGTGTGCTTGCTGACGTACGCCATTTTCGTAGTTGCTGCAACTTTAAATGAACTCAATTTTTATCAAGAAGTTAATTTACCCACTTGCGGATGGTAA